A region from the Bacillus sp. Marseille-P3661 genome encodes:
- the smpB gene encoding SsrA-binding protein SmpB — translation MPKGAGKVIAQNKKAYHDYFIEETYEAGIVLQGTEIKAIRAGRVNLKESYARVHNGEVYIIGMHISPYEQGNRYNHDPLRERKLLLHRKEINKLLGETKEIGYSLVPLKIYLKNGYAKLLIGLAKGKKNYDKRETLKKKEAKRDIERAFRERQKM, via the coding sequence ATGCCTAAAGGTGCAGGCAAGGTTATTGCGCAAAATAAAAAAGCATACCATGATTATTTTATTGAAGAAACATACGAAGCGGGAATTGTGCTCCAAGGAACGGAGATTAAAGCCATCCGTGCAGGACGTGTGAACTTAAAAGAATCATATGCAAGGGTTCATAATGGGGAAGTTTACATTATTGGGATGCATATTAGCCCCTATGAACAAGGAAATCGATATAATCATGATCCATTACGTGAAAGAAAGCTACTGCTACATCGGAAAGAAATTAACAAACTACTTGGTGAAACAAAAGAGATTGGTTATTCACTTGTACCATTAAAGATTTATTTAAAAAATGGGTATGCAAAATTATTAATTGGTCTTGCAAAAGGTAAAAAGAATTACGATAAGCGTGAGACACTCAAAAAGAAAGAAGCCAAACGTGACATCGAGCGTGCCTTCAGAGAAAGACAAAAGATGTAG
- a CDS encoding LysR family transcriptional regulator, translating to MEFKDLEIFQMVAEKGTITEAAKELNYVQSNLTSRIHKLEAEMKTPLFNRHRRGMSLTPEGKKLLTYSNKILQLTEEMKKAVQTNSEPSGKLEIGTVETVIHLPQILSSYIKKYKDVDLSIFTGVTETLEKDVLNHKPDGAFVTESDIHPDLVAHEVFQEELVLISDMHITSLEEVKEVPVLCFSKGCGYRARLAQWYKDQDIIPQKVMEFGTLETILRSVVMGLGVTFVPRSSVDQLKKNGLIQCHELPEQYSKIKTVFIRRKDTFLTSTIEKFIETIESNKQVDIRTPELITGCCSC from the coding sequence TTGGAATTTAAGGACCTAGAGATCTTTCAGATGGTGGCGGAAAAAGGAACCATCACAGAAGCGGCAAAAGAGTTGAATTATGTACAATCGAATCTTACATCTAGAATTCATAAGTTAGAAGCTGAAATGAAAACTCCTTTATTTAATCGACATCGACGTGGTATGAGTTTGACACCAGAAGGAAAAAAACTATTAACTTATAGTAATAAAATATTACAATTAACTGAAGAAATGAAAAAAGCAGTTCAAACTAATAGTGAGCCATCTGGAAAATTAGAAATTGGCACAGTAGAAACCGTCATTCATTTACCCCAAATTTTGTCTAGCTATATTAAGAAATATAAAGATGTCGATTTATCAATTTTTACTGGTGTAACAGAAACATTAGAAAAAGATGTATTAAATCATAAGCCGGATGGAGCTTTTGTTACAGAATCGGATATTCATCCCGATCTTGTAGCGCATGAAGTGTTTCAAGAGGAACTTGTTTTAATTTCCGATATGCACATTACCTCCCTAGAAGAGGTAAAAGAGGTACCCGTATTATGTTTTAGCAAAGGTTGTGGATACCGAGCACGCTTAGCACAATGGTATAAAGACCAAGACATCATACCTCAAAAGGTAATGGAATTCGGTACATTAGAAACGATCTTGCGTAGTGTTGTGATGGGGCTCGGTGTTACATTTGTTCCAAGGTCGTCAGTTGATCAATTGAAAAAAAACGGACTAATTCAATGTCATGAACTTCCAGAGCAATACAGTAAGATTAAAACAGTATTTATTAGAAGAAAAGATACATTCTTAACCTCAACAATCGAAAAATTTATTGAAACCATCGAATCAAATAAACAAGTAGATATCCGAACCCCTGAGTTAATCACAGGTTGCTGTTCATGCTGA
- a CDS encoding DMT family transporter, producing the protein MRNNVIVGAILCFIAAASWGAMFPVAHSAFNHIDPFYFTIIRYVSVTIILVAILLWKEGKQAFRFEGRGLHLWFFGTMAFTVYNLFIFWGEDLLGEPGVMVASIMESLMPMISIVIGWMIFKKSTHFFTLICVLVSFIGAMLVITKGDIKAFLGATDHLIPSMLIFIAVIGWVIYTMGGSEFRDWSALRYSTLSCLLGTFTALVIVIGATLFGYISIPSSEDLIATSPHLLFMIVFPGVIALLGWNIGVSILSPLNGLLFINFVPVTTLLVSIFQGYHVTIFDLLGTVLIIFSLLSNNIFVRVQKQQSKQYVWDRGTGTVEQN; encoded by the coding sequence TTGAGAAATAACGTAATAGTAGGAGCTATTTTATGTTTTATTGCTGCAGCATCATGGGGAGCGATGTTTCCTGTAGCACATTCGGCTTTCAATCATATAGATCCTTTCTATTTTACAATCATTCGATATGTATCTGTTACGATCATTTTAGTAGCGATTTTATTATGGAAAGAAGGAAAGCAAGCTTTTCGATTTGAAGGTAGAGGCCTTCACTTATGGTTTTTCGGTACAATGGCCTTTACAGTTTATAATCTATTTATCTTTTGGGGTGAGGATTTATTAGGTGAACCAGGAGTGATGGTCGCATCCATTATGGAATCATTAATGCCTATGATTTCTATTGTGATTGGATGGATGATTTTTAAAAAAAGCACTCATTTTTTCACATTAATTTGTGTGCTTGTGTCATTTATCGGTGCGATGTTAGTTATCACTAAAGGTGATATTAAAGCATTTCTTGGGGCGACAGATCATTTAATTCCTTCTATGCTCATATTTATTGCAGTAATTGGATGGGTTATTTACACGATGGGTGGTAGTGAGTTTAGAGATTGGTCAGCTCTACGGTATTCTACGTTAAGTTGTTTACTTGGCACATTTACGGCACTTGTTATTGTAATTGGGGCAACACTATTTGGGTACATATCTATTCCGTCATCAGAAGACCTTATAGCAACAAGCCCACATTTACTGTTTATGATTGTGTTCCCTGGCGTTATTGCGTTGCTTGGTTGGAACATCGGTGTCAGTATTTTATCACCATTAAATGGGCTGTTGTTTATCAACTTTGTTCCAGTGACAACACTCTTAGTTTCGATTTTTCAAGGTTATCATGTAACGATCTTTGACCTTCTTGGCACTGTCTTAATTATTTTTTCATTATTGTCTAATAATATTTTTGTAAGGGTGCAAAAGCAACAGTCAAAGCAGTATGTTTGGGACAGAGGGACAGGCACCGTGGAACAGAATTAA
- a CDS encoding glycosyltransferase family 4 protein has protein sequence MKVAMISWEYPPQFSGGLGIHCQAIVKELTGIGVDIDFYLPQFLEQKFTIPEKMTLQHVQMKQAFSHYSYSGNIIWDSVMEFQKQLEETFNPEGIDIIHAHDWMGVYAASGIAQKCNIPLIWTVHSTEFDRAAGKPLNPIIFSIEQEAVRTAQHTIAVSKRTKQILVDNYRANPDQITTIYNGIDVTAFEQMRSRDYQTIDGYVLFLGRLTGQKAPDDFLEAANLVLSERDDIRFMFAGDGDLLNKLRLKARRQKIHDRVEFKGNVTGQDLLECYKNAVIFALPAKSEPFGITVLEAMASGIPTIISTTTGVGEIVKNVLVIEPGKPRELAKAIIKILDNPTLRQTLGQKGAEEAETWSWRKAADETRQLYLELLQTK, from the coding sequence ATGAAAGTAGCGATGATTAGTTGGGAATACCCACCACAATTTTCAGGGGGGTTGGGTATCCACTGTCAAGCCATTGTCAAGGAATTAACAGGCATCGGAGTTGATATAGATTTTTATCTTCCTCAGTTTTTGGAACAAAAATTTACTATTCCTGAGAAGATGACATTGCAGCATGTGCAGATGAAGCAAGCGTTCTCCCATTATTCTTACTCAGGGAATATAATATGGGATTCTGTAATGGAATTCCAAAAACAACTTGAAGAAACTTTTAACCCGGAAGGTATTGATATTATCCATGCACATGATTGGATGGGTGTATATGCAGCATCGGGAATTGCTCAAAAATGCAATATTCCTTTAATCTGGACTGTACATTCTACGGAATTTGACCGTGCTGCAGGAAAACCGCTAAATCCAATCATTTTTTCAATTGAACAAGAAGCTGTTCGTACTGCACAACATACGATAGCTGTCTCGAAAAGGACAAAACAAATTTTGGTAGATAATTATAGAGCAAATCCAGATCAAATAACGACAATTTACAATGGCATAGATGTCACCGCGTTTGAACAAATGAGGTCTAGAGATTATCAAACAATCGACGGATATGTGTTATTTCTAGGAAGATTAACTGGACAAAAAGCTCCGGATGATTTTTTGGAGGCAGCTAATCTTGTTCTTTCAGAACGGGATGATATTCGCTTTATGTTTGCGGGAGATGGTGACTTACTAAATAAACTGCGACTTAAAGCACGCCGCCAAAAAATCCATGACCGTGTGGAATTTAAGGGCAATGTCACTGGTCAGGATTTGCTTGAATGTTATAAAAATGCTGTTATATTTGCTCTGCCGGCAAAATCAGAACCTTTTGGAATAACTGTTCTGGAAGCTATGGCATCAGGAATTCCTACTATTATCTCGACCACAACAGGTGTGGGCGAAATTGTCAAAAATGTTTTAGTTATTGAGCCGGGTAAGCCAAGGGAATTAGCAAAGGCAATTATTAAAATTCTGGACAACCCAACACTGAGACAAACTCTGGGGCAAAAGGGCGCTGAAGAAGCAGAAACATGGTCTTGGAGAAAGGCAGCGGATGAGACTCGGCAATTGTATTTAGAACTTTTACAAACAAAGTAA
- a CDS encoding aminoglycoside phosphotransferase family protein, whose product MREKTQLPSTDAIISAYENCYGNSRKVLQVKVISTVPKIRKMIVEYLVTYHNQDGKLRDEYLIGKVYSDQEKGLASFQFLQYLWNNGFSSDLQYTIVRPIAYLQQWRMMIMSKSPGKTFDDWIHAPNADNMQLAVLISNWLTSMHAIPLTEVRKTTRTRANADVERFYKELAELLPGEKAKLKSMFDDFVQKSPKLKTEEEVLLHGDFHTKNVFMHEQKIIAIDFDHHFVGDPAWDVAYLTCQIQVSSFFKKGDFDYFQPMIEKFVNTYLDQHLSYNRNSFLERISVYGALSLFESLHYELCVLKTGKLSIVDPFLTKCGLYLQGRGLQ is encoded by the coding sequence ATGAGAGAAAAAACACAGCTTCCATCAACAGATGCGATTATTTCAGCTTATGAAAATTGTTATGGGAATAGTCGGAAAGTGCTACAGGTTAAGGTTATTTCTACTGTACCTAAAATTCGTAAAATGATCGTCGAATATCTTGTAACCTATCATAATCAAGACGGGAAGTTAAGAGACGAATATTTGATTGGAAAAGTATATTCTGATCAAGAAAAAGGACTCGCCAGTTTTCAGTTTTTGCAATATTTGTGGAACAATGGGTTTAGTTCAGACCTACAATATACAATTGTTCGTCCGATTGCTTATTTACAGCAATGGAGAATGATGATTATGTCTAAATCGCCAGGGAAAACGTTTGACGATTGGATCCATGCTCCCAATGCGGATAACATGCAATTAGCTGTTCTTATATCAAACTGGCTGACGAGTATGCATGCGATACCTTTGACAGAGGTCCGGAAAACAACAAGAACAAGAGCCAATGCTGATGTAGAACGATTTTACAAAGAACTGGCAGAACTTTTGCCGGGGGAAAAGGCAAAATTAAAATCTATGTTTGATGATTTTGTTCAAAAATCACCTAAACTAAAAACAGAAGAAGAAGTTTTGCTGCATGGGGATTTTCATACAAAAAATGTGTTTATGCACGAGCAGAAAATCATTGCCATTGATTTTGATCACCACTTTGTCGGTGACCCAGCATGGGATGTAGCTTATTTAACATGTCAGATTCAAGTAAGCAGCTTTTTCAAAAAAGGAGATTTTGACTATTTTCAGCCAATGATTGAGAAATTCGTAAATACCTATCTTGATCAACACCTATCCTACAACCGGAATTCATTTCTTGAGCGAATTTCTGTATACGGCGCTCTCTCTTTATTTGAAAGTTTGCACTATGAACTATGTGTACTCAAAACGGGGAAATTAAGTATAGTAGACCCTTTTCTTACTAAGTGCGGCCTTTATTTGCAAGGGAGAGGTTTGCAATGA
- a CDS encoding DUF1926 domain-containing protein, with protein MSGKSVPIAIVHHANQYLITNGYENRPGIEQIIGPPDASAGLRAVFELHSQYNIPFHLHISGTFIEACAWYDPLFLEEIAELRKSGLVEIIGSTYAQNIMPLFDSEHNRYQVQEELFLIEKWLGADTSNVKGFWVPERVWNTKKLADVLTDKSLINGGFQYVMVDDRLILDDSSREKFDLNPHFIPELYEAHHIEGCKDLVALPLAQEMRLAIPFETNKHEQRLNALLSQLQQEIENGRDVLAIYGDDMEKVAGIPPWNPLATHHYRCFLEWLIGKQDVTPVLLQSWLKSHTIQAARSIATGTYRELAIVFGAGEDYLNWTDSPAWAPFQQTLVETWEKLKKFSSTATQYSPLLELARKHFLACTYETAWHDAPNSIHTDQDSDVKVALPAPWARAVASHARASSLLIEAAKWEDDHDKSGFVHAFIDDIDHDGYKEVVLRNNRITAIISPRFGGRIIYLFSYDQNGGKLMIGNPTDDWNWLEELNDFMDVPVNHPGALADNGFEHDNYEINSLSIKENEEIELILTNKQLNSAAFGLTKHFILKKGQSELAIKYDQIPQVILPLSLDIGLSPDYLRLLHEGRANIVPYQYEDKRGFQNGNVISYCSLVSKNLNWRVPRNPIFGHGFCLGLTTTSNSAAFNVGVTYLQSQ; from the coding sequence ATGAGCGGCAAATCTGTTCCCATCGCTATCGTTCATCATGCCAATCAATATTTAATTACGAACGGTTATGAAAATCGCCCAGGCATAGAGCAAATAATTGGTCCTCCCGACGCTTCTGCTGGGTTACGTGCAGTATTTGAACTTCACTCTCAATATAACATCCCCTTTCACCTTCATATAAGCGGAACATTCATTGAAGCCTGTGCCTGGTATGATCCGCTCTTTCTTGAAGAAATTGCAGAATTAAGAAAATCCGGGTTAGTAGAAATCATTGGCTCCACCTACGCCCAGAATATTATGCCTTTGTTTGACAGCGAGCATAATCGTTATCAAGTGCAAGAAGAACTTTTCTTGATTGAAAAGTGGCTTGGTGCTGATACATCAAATGTAAAGGGATTTTGGGTTCCTGAACGGGTCTGGAATACTAAAAAACTAGCAGATGTTTTAACGGACAAAAGCTTAATTAACGGTGGGTTTCAGTATGTTATGGTGGATGACAGGTTAATACTAGATGATTCTTCACGTGAGAAGTTTGATCTTAATCCTCACTTTATTCCCGAATTATACGAAGCCCATCACATAGAAGGCTGCAAAGACTTAGTTGCACTTCCGCTTGCTCAGGAAATGCGCCTTGCTATTCCTTTTGAAACAAATAAACATGAACAAAGATTGAATGCATTACTATCACAACTGCAGCAAGAGATTGAAAATGGTCGAGATGTATTAGCCATCTATGGTGATGATATGGAGAAGGTTGCTGGAATACCTCCTTGGAACCCCTTAGCCACTCATCATTATCGCTGTTTTCTGGAATGGTTGATTGGGAAACAAGATGTTACACCGGTACTTCTTCAATCTTGGTTGAAAAGTCACACAATTCAAGCTGCCCGTTCAATCGCTACAGGTACTTACCGGGAACTGGCAATAGTGTTTGGTGCAGGTGAGGATTATTTGAATTGGACTGACTCACCGGCTTGGGCTCCTTTTCAGCAAACTTTGGTTGAAACATGGGAGAAACTAAAAAAATTCTCATCTACTGCTACTCAATATTCCCCATTACTCGAGCTGGCACGCAAACACTTTCTTGCCTGCACTTATGAAACAGCCTGGCACGATGCCCCAAACAGTATACACACCGACCAGGACAGCGATGTAAAAGTAGCACTGCCCGCCCCATGGGCCCGTGCAGTTGCAAGTCATGCACGTGCATCATCCTTATTGATCGAAGCAGCAAAATGGGAAGATGATCATGACAAATCCGGCTTTGTGCATGCCTTTATAGACGATATCGATCATGACGGCTATAAGGAAGTCGTATTACGAAACAATAGAATAACAGCAATCATTTCACCTCGCTTTGGCGGGCGCATTATCTACTTATTTTCTTATGACCAAAATGGCGGGAAACTTATGATTGGCAACCCGACGGATGACTGGAATTGGTTAGAGGAATTAAATGACTTTATGGATGTTCCTGTGAACCATCCCGGTGCCTTAGCCGATAATGGCTTTGAACATGATAATTATGAGATTAATTCCCTCTCGATAAAAGAAAATGAGGAAATTGAACTCATCCTTACGAACAAGCAATTGAACAGTGCTGCCTTTGGGCTGACGAAACATTTTATACTGAAAAAAGGACAAAGTGAACTTGCTATTAAATATGACCAAATTCCTCAAGTTATTTTACCTCTTTCACTTGATATAGGATTATCACCGGATTACCTGCGATTATTACATGAAGGCCGCGCCAATATTGTTCCATACCAGTATGAGGATAAGAGAGGATTTCAAAACGGAAACGTAATATCTTATTGTTCTCTAGTGTCAAAAAACTTAAATTGGAGGGTACCACGTAACCCTATTTTTGGGCATGGATTTTGCTTAGGGCTTACAACCACATCAAACTCGGCTGCATTTAATGTAGGGGTAACTTACTTACAATCACAATAA